TTACGACCGACCCGGGCGACGATAATACCGCCCCAACGCTTGCTGGGGACCGAAGGCCGCTGAATGTCCAAACGACGCCGACTTTGGATATGGAGATGAATTTCAGCGAACCGGTATATCAAGGCTCGGGCAATATCGTTGTCAGAAGCTTGCCGGGCGGTACAGTATTCGCCACTATTCCGGTGACCTCCAGCAAGGTGAGCGGCGGCGGTACAGCCAAAATCACGATCAAGGATTCGGGTCTGGTTTTCGTGAATAATACGTCTTACTATGTGGAAATCGGCGGGCAAGCGTTTCACGATATGAAGGGAAACAATTTTGCAGGAATATCGGGCTCGGGCGGCTGGCAGTTCATCGTTACCCAAGATGTGCAGAAGCCCACTGTCATTTCGCTGACTCCGGCAAACAATGCGTCAACCGTTGCCCTATCCGGCGTGAATCTGGAAGCCTTGTTCAATGAGCCGGTGCAGCTCGGGGAGACACCCCTGATAAAGATTAAACGCGTGTCAGACAGCAGCAATTCTCCTGTGACGACCAAATTATCAATTGACCCGCACAATAACCGTAAATTGTTGATAACTCCCGAGAGCCCTATGGCTCCCAACACCAATTACTATGTGGAAATGACAAACGGCACGATATCGGATCTCGCCGGAAATAAGTATGACGGCATTCTGAATCAATACCAGTGGACATTCAAAACGGTCAGTTCGTCTTCCGGCGCGCCTGTCGTTTCAAATGCGGAAGTGCTGGGCACCAATAGAATCGTGTTGACTTTTAATAGTACGCTCGATACGGGCTCTGTACCGGTGCCTGCCAATTTTTACGTCACTATTAATGCTGCGGTTCGTCCGGTAACCGATATTCAGATAAGCGGGCAGACTGTCACTTTGACGATGCAGGGCACTATCGCCGCCGGCCAGCTTATAAAAGTGTCCTACTCCGCGGGAGAGAAGCCGATCAAATCTCTGGCGGGTAATGCTGCTGCAAGCTTCTCGAATCGCGATGTTTCGAACTCTCCGGACAGCACGGTGCCCAGACAGCTTAGCGGGACTGTGAACGGAAATACGATTATACTTCTGTTTAATGAAGAACTGGGCCAGATCAGCCCTAGCGCCTACAGCCAGTTTACCGTCTACATCGACGGCTCGGCACGAAGCGTAGTCCAAGCATCGGGGAGCGGCAGCGTAGTATTTATCACATTTAACGGTACTGCGGTGGCAGCAGCGCAGTCTGTGTCATTGTCCTACTATGCTTCATCCTACTCTTTGAAAGACCCGGCCGGCAATGCCGTACCATCCTTCAGCAGCTTCAATATCCGCAATGGGGATGATACCAAAGTCCCTGTATTGCAAACCATATCGGCTTCGGCCGGCACGATAACGCTTGTTTATGACGAATCGCTGAATCCAGCGATGAAGCCGCTAGTGAGCGCTTTCACCGTCCTTGTTAATGGCACTGTGAGGGCTGTTACTTCGATCAGCATTTCTGGACCCCAAGTACTGCTCACATTGGCTTCTCCGACTGCTGCAAGCGACAGCGTGTTCGTCTCCTATAACGGAAGCTCGCCTTCGCTATCCGATTTCAGCGGAAATGCCGCTGCGCCGTTCAGCAGTATGTCGGCAAACGGCGGCACAGGAGCTTCAGCCATTTCGTTCAATGGCGCAGTAGCTAAAGCGGGAGTCGTTACGTTAACCTTCTCGACTATGCTCAGTAATTCTTATATCCCGTCATCAACCCAATTTACCGTAAAGGTGAATAACGTTTCCCGACCGGTTTCATCCGTCACGATAAACGGTTCGGCCGTAACGCTTAATCTCTTTACTCCTATAGCTGTCGGGGATACGGTGACGGTCGGGTATACCGCATCCGGATTAACGCTGCGTTCATCAGCCGGGGTGCAGGCGGCTTCGTTCACCGACGTCAACGCGGCAAATCAAACGACATGGTCGGACAATGCTTCAGGCGATTTTGAAGCGGCGCCGGACGGCGGATTGGCGATCAGGAAGTCTGCAGCCACGACAACAGCCGGAGTTTCACCGGCAGGCAGGTCAGCTAATCAATATATACTTACATCGGAAAAGATAACATCCGCCTTCAAGACGGTCCGTACTGTCGGCGGAATGGTGCCGAGAGTACAGTTCACCATTCCGGAAACGGAAAACGCCGGAATTGTTGCGATTTCACTAGGCGCTCTTGAGGATGTTAAGAAGGTAACGCCGGATGCATCTTTCGCCGTCGCCTATAAAGATACAACCTACGAGATCCCGCTCAGCACACTGGATTACACCCAGCTCGGGCAGGTGATGAATGCGGTGAGTGCAGTCGGACAGCTGGTTGTATCCATTGACACGAATGCGAACGCACTTGCTTCCTCACTTACATCCGCATTGAATGCCGCAAAGGCTCAGATGATGGTAAGCCCGGTGAGCTATGAGCTTGCGGTAACGAACGGCTCTCAAACGAAAGCGATAGATAATTTGAAAGGGTATGTAACCCGCACGATCAAAACATCGGGGATTTTGGATCCGCGCCAAACCGCGGTCGTCTGGCTGGATCCGCAAACCGGGAAACCGGCTTATGTGCCGACTCACATTGAATCGTCAAACGGGCAATCGGTCATAACCTTTCAGCGGAAGGGAAACAGTGTTTATACTGTAGTCAAGGGTTCCGTGAACTTTACGGATGTGGGCAAGCATTGGGCGAGGAACGATATTTTGCTGCTTGCGAATAAATATATTGCCGAAGGCAGCACGCTGACAACCTTCGCGCCGGAAAAGGCGATCACCCGCGGAGAGTTTGCAATGTTCATCGCAAAAGGGTTAGGGCTATCCGGCGATAAGCAAGCGGCTTCCAGATTCAACGATGTCGATACCTCGGCAGCTGTCGCAGCCTATATCGGCGCTGCAGCGAACGCAGGAATTGTACAGGGCATGACGGATGGTTCGTTTAAAGCCGCCAGCCTAGTGACGCGAGAACAAATGGCCTCCATGATGATTCGCGCCGCTAGTGCGGCAGGCGTACAAATCACACTCACCCAAGACGCATCGGCCATATTAAAGAGATTTAACGACCGGGGCAAAATCGGCACGTGGGCGCAGAACGATACTGCCAAGGCTGTGCAGGCGGGAATTATTAACGGAATGTCGGCATCGACTTTCAGCGGCAAGTCAAATGCAACCCGTGCGCAGGCAGCGGTGATGGTAAGACGGCTGCTGTCCTATATCAACTTTCTGGACGCATAGACAATCGTAGAACAATAGCGGTTTATAAACTATTCGGTCGAAAGGATCGGATAGTTTTTTCTTTTCGGTCGAAGGATGTTGATAGGACTCTTCTATCAGACACAACTTGAACGTAACTTTTTCCACCTTTTGATAGTCTATAGCTAATAGACTTTAAGATGGGAGAGTTGTCTGAAACATGAGTAAACGGGTGAAGAAGAAACAGACGAGGACGTTCAATAAGCGGAATGCAGCTCAAAAACGATTGCTCATATTGACATTGGGGGCGTCACTGCTGGCACAGCCGCTCACTATAGCTGTTCCTGCGGCGGTATCTGCAGAAAGCGACGTGCAGTCGTCGGCAGCGGCGCAAAGCGTGCAGCAGCAGCTTGTAGCGGTCTATGAAGAAATGATAACGGCAGGGGCGAAACGTGTCGATTATCAGTGGAAGAATAAAATAGGTGAAGGAGCCCAACTAAGCAATGTGCACGTCATCGAAGTCGATTTGACCAATCCGAATGTGAAGCTGGATGTTATGAACGGGAAGACGGGCGCCATTACCGGATATGGCTCGACAGGCAGTATGGTGAAAAATAGCGGCGCCGTCGCTGGTGTAAACGCTGACTATTTCAATACAGCAGGTAAAGGTGTTCCGATGGGGGCCGAGGTACAGGGCGGTACACTTGTGGCCAGTCCTTCGCTGCTGAAGGGAATGTACGCGTTCGCGGTTACGAAAGACCGGAAACCGCTGATCGATTTATTCAGCTTCAACGGTACGATAACGGCGGCAGACGGTGCAACGTTCCCGCTTGCAGGGATCAATAAAGCTGCTTATATGACTGAACCTGATAACGGATACAGTCATGCGAATGCAATGTACATATACACCAGCGCATGGACCGCCCCGCGCCCCGATGCGAAAGACAGTTCCACTACGCCGACTGAAGTGCTTGTGCAGAATGGAATTGTCATGCAAATTGCGGACAACTCCATGATACCGGGCACTCCGCCGGCAGACGGCTATATTCTGCGTACGCACGGCAAAGCCGCCGATTTTGTGCGCGCGCATCTGCAGGTCGGCCAGCAGATATCGTCGAGCTACGCCCTCGTTTCACAAACGACGGGCCAGACGTTCCAGCAAGATCAGCTCCAGATGCTCGTGGGGGGCCATACGATTCTCGTCGACCAGGGAAAAGCGGCTGCATTCTCAAGAGACGTCAGCGGTATCAGCCCGTCGGGCGACAGGGCGCGTACAGCAGTAGGATACAATCAGGACGGAACGAAGGTTATGATCGTCACGGTTGAAGACAGTGATAACAGCAAGGGGGTGAACCTTGCTGAGCTTCAGCAGCTATTGGTGCAATTAGGCGTATGGCGCGCCGTTAATCTGGATGGCGGCGGATCGACGACAATGGTGACCCGGCCGCTTGGCGAGTTTGACGCCGAGCTTACCGCTCCGACTGAATATGGCACCGTACAGCGCCTTGTTCCAAGCGGGCTGGGCGTTTACACGACTGCCCCGCAAGGGGAGCTCAAGGGGATAAAAGCAAGCGGAAGCGGCGCGCTGTTCATCGGGCAGCAGGCTGCCTATGAAATGAAAGCATACGATACCTATTACAACCCTGTCGATCCGGGAAGTCTTACGCCGACCTGGAAGATTGCCGATGCACTGGGCACGATTTCCGGTAACACGTTTACGGCCGCCAAGGCGGGCACGACAACGCTGACTGTTAAATCCGGCAGCGTAAGCGACGAACTTCCGATTGAGGTCATTGGAGGAGCACAAATCGCACAAATGACCATCGAAGCGGATTCGCCGGTTCTGGAGCAGGGCAAAACATTATCGGTTCCGGTAAGTGTGGTATTGGAAGACGGCCGCAAGATGACGATTCCGGCTTCCTCGCTGAAGTGGGAGATGCATGGCTTTACAGGGACG
This is a stretch of genomic DNA from Paenibacillus sp. sptzw28. It encodes these proteins:
- a CDS encoding stalk domain-containing protein; this translates as MSKRVKKKQTRTFNKRNAAQKRLLILTLGASLLAQPLTIAVPAAVSAESDVQSSAAAQSVQQQLVAVYEEMITAGAKRVDYQWKNKIGEGAQLSNVHVIEVDLTNPNVKLDVMNGKTGAITGYGSTGSMVKNSGAVAGVNADYFNTAGKGVPMGAEVQGGTLVASPSLLKGMYAFAVTKDRKPLIDLFSFNGTITAADGATFPLAGINKAAYMTEPDNGYSHANAMYIYTSAWTAPRPDAKDSSTTPTEVLVQNGIVMQIADNSMIPGTPPADGYILRTHGKAADFVRAHLQVGQQISSSYALVSQTTGQTFQQDQLQMLVGGHTILVDQGKAAAFSRDVSGISPSGDRARTAVGYNQDGTKVMIVTVEDSDNSKGVNLAELQQLLVQLGVWRAVNLDGGGSTTMVTRPLGEFDAELTAPTEYGTVQRLVPSGLGVYTTAPQGELKGIKASGSGALFIGQQAAYEMKAYDTYYNPVDPGSLTPTWKIADALGTISGNTFTAAKAGTTTLTVKSGSVSDELPIEVIGGAQIAQMTIEADSPVLEQGKTLSVPVSVVLEDGRKMTIPASSLKWEMHGFTGTMQGDSLTIGSVTPGAAAGYLIARYDGFSTVAVLATGTDKKFENFDKVTYPITFSGTNGVSGTVGLVSGLSDDAASNALQLSYDFTGGSGTKAAYAALDGSGRNVEGSPSAITMDVLGDNSLNWLRAEFIDKAGKSHLVTLADQIDWTGWKQLKVNLPSDKMTYPLKLKRIYVASIADGQDERAISGSVAFDNISFQYPAAVAEPARTAIQLKIGSKWAKVGGQATKMDVAPLLLGGTTYLPLRFVTEAMGAEVDWEQTAKRVTVLRGSKLLEMWLGRQEFIVNGIRMKSEIAPITRGGRTLVPIRLVSEQLGLTVNWDGKLGTISVE
- a CDS encoding Ig-like domain-containing protein, which produces MFRKKRTISFLLAALLMVQFSIGGISYKPQRVSAASSGPAVLSTSPSAGASNVLTNAKLVLTFDENVVKGSGAAAISIRRISDNELFESYIAASDSHVQIGTTARNVVTITPSKPFAVNTSYYVYIDAGAFVNESNNANYAGMTSTAAWYFTTMQTADTTPPSLTSVAPVNGGTAVIGTTLSLSFNEPVYAANGSISISNINQPGDTRSVAVVSGSVTGSSSNLITVQLGSTLQPSSQYEVTVPSGAFQDASGNSFAGVSANEWRFTTSAPPLGTPTLQPADNGYSVGIGSNLVLTFPVNVAVNTGNIRINRISDNSTFQTISVNSPEVTVNGTVVTVDPPADLAGSTGYYILVDTGAFKDAGNDTILYQGISDASYWNFTTDPGDDNTAPTLAGDRRPLNVQTTPTLDMEMNFSEPVYQGSGNIVVRSLPGGTVFATIPVTSSKVSGGGTAKITIKDSGLVFVNNTSYYVEIGGQAFHDMKGNNFAGISGSGGWQFIVTQDVQKPTVISLTPANNASTVALSGVNLEALFNEPVQLGETPLIKIKRVSDSSNSPVTTKLSIDPHNNRKLLITPESPMAPNTNYYVEMTNGTISDLAGNKYDGILNQYQWTFKTVSSSSGAPVVSNAEVLGTNRIVLTFNSTLDTGSVPVPANFYVTINAAVRPVTDIQISGQTVTLTMQGTIAAGQLIKVSYSAGEKPIKSLAGNAAASFSNRDVSNSPDSTVPRQLSGTVNGNTIILLFNEELGQISPSAYSQFTVYIDGSARSVVQASGSGSVVFITFNGTAVAAAQSVSLSYYASSYSLKDPAGNAVPSFSSFNIRNGDDTKVPVLQTISASAGTITLVYDESLNPAMKPLVSAFTVLVNGTVRAVTSISISGPQVLLTLASPTAASDSVFVSYNGSSPSLSDFSGNAAAPFSSMSANGGTGASAISFNGAVAKAGVVTLTFSTMLSNSYIPSSTQFTVKVNNVSRPVSSVTINGSAVTLNLFTPIAVGDTVTVGYTASGLTLRSSAGVQAASFTDVNAANQTTWSDNASGDFEAAPDGGLAIRKSAATTTAGVSPAGRSANQYILTSEKITSAFKTVRTVGGMVPRVQFTIPETENAGIVAISLGALEDVKKVTPDASFAVAYKDTTYEIPLSTLDYTQLGQVMNAVSAVGQLVVSIDTNANALASSLTSALNAAKAQMMVSPVSYELAVTNGSQTKAIDNLKGYVTRTIKTSGILDPRQTAVVWLDPQTGKPAYVPTHIESSNGQSVITFQRKGNSVYTVVKGSVNFTDVGKHWARNDILLLANKYIAEGSTLTTFAPEKAITRGEFAMFIAKGLGLSGDKQAASRFNDVDTSAAVAAYIGAAANAGIVQGMTDGSFKAASLVTREQMASMMIRAASAAGVQITLTQDASAILKRFNDRGKIGTWAQNDTAKAVQAGIINGMSASTFSGKSNATRAQAAVMVRRLLSYINFLDA